aaaaaaaattctaaaccaTAAAAAGGGAAGGGGAGTCAACCACAAACCAAGGGGTGGCCTTAtacatatcttttttttttttttttttgatgaatggGGTGGCCTTATACATATCTGATGCGTATAAAGGGCAATACCCCTGACTTCGCTTGTACCTGCCCTTAGTCCATATGTATTGTACACAAATTACATACATGTATGTGTTTCAAATGTTATCATAAATATCACATTAcaaacttgtcaaaaaaaaatatcacattACAAGTAACCAACCAACAATCAAGTCTTTGTTAACTGCAACAACATACTTCAATCACGGCGATCCAACAACCACATGCTTAAATACAACCACAAGCACACAACCATGTTGCGCACAtgcaaacacaaaaatcaatataaggAAATGCTAAGAACCTAAATGTAATCTCAATTTTCATCAAACATCCAAAACACTCCAACTAGCTACTACATTAAGCCCACACAAGTAACCCCCTGCAATGCAATAAGAAAACCATAATGCTTATCCTTACCTTTCCCGCATCAGAACAGCTAGTGTGTTTTTCACCTTCCTACTATCAGCTAAAAATATAGATACAGATAGCAATTCCACCAAACATTAAATTCCATTGAGCCATTAATTAATTTCCAAAATATAAAGCTAGTAACCTACATCCAAATAAAGTAACCATCCAAGCGTTAGCCTGGAAAAGACAAACAAAAAGTAGGGGGGCAACGGGGAAAAAACACTCACTGTAAAACCGGCCAATCATCATATAAGGATCGAATCCAATTGGCAATTAGCCGTTTTGCTCAGCGATTCGAACCCGCTCTCTCCTTTTCAACTTTCTGAAGAAAACTCTTCGTCGCGAACATGTTCTCATCAAAATATTCCTTATAAGGATGATTTTTTGGCACGAGCCTCCGGAATTTCTCAAAATGTTTCTCCGCCTCATCTTTCTTCCCCAGCATAGTATTCAAAATTCCCTGACATAAATACGGCCTAAAGTCCCTCGGCTCCTCCTTCACAAGCTGCTGATAAACCTTCAAAGCCGCAAGATAATCGCCCTCCATAACCCTAATCTGCCCGACCAAGAGATTGAAATCCCTTACTTCTGACTTCCTTCCCAGCTTATTGCATTTCTCCATTGCCTCCTCAACTCTCTTTGTGATATTATGCATAGTATCTTCATCCGATTTTTCAGACGCTACCATCAAGAGGCCGTGATAGGCCTCGACCCGCAATGGGTCTCTCTCTAGAATCTCCTCGAACTCATTTCTCGCCAATTCCAGCTCCCCAATGTAGCTATGGAGGTTGGCTTTCAACAACGGCCATTCGAACTCTTCGGGTTCGAGCTCGATTAGGCGGTCAAGGACTTGGATTGCTTCTTTGAAATTGCGAGCCTTGATTCTAGCCTCCATCAGGGAACGTAGAGCTTCGGTGTCGTTCTGGTCGTGGCCCAATTGCTCTTCGATgatcctctctttttcttcagCCGACGAAGCGGTATCCAGCGACTCCTTCGAGGGCTCCACCATGGGCGAAGCGGTCGGGGCGGCGATGGCTGGTTTGAGCTGGAACCGCGTGAAGAACAACGCCGCGACGGCGGCGAGGGTGGCGCAAGTGGTTTTGACGAGGGGGCTCAGGGTTTTAGAGAATTGGGATTTAGGATTTTTGGGGGTGGAGGATGAAGCTTTGATGACCAATGAAATGGACGGCCATGATTGTGATGATGGAGGTATCGCCGTAGGCGGGTTcctgaaagagagagaagaaaaggctCTTGGGAATGACGGACGGTGGTGATTGAGTGAGAGGTGAAGGGGTTGGTGAGAGTAGTTCAGTTTGGCAATGGACTCCATGTCCGTGACAGAGAGTGAGAAAGAGCGAGATGGGTGGGATTCTAAAACCCTAATTATGTGACACCGATGGGAGCAGAAGGTTTGAAGGACTCTAAAACCCTGAGAATATCCTGTTCATTCTGGGCAGTCGGACACATCCTGTCGAATAATTGTGGGCTTGGTTGTCGTATAAACGCACTTATAATGACGAACTTCCAGACTCCCTCGACGTTACAAATGTCAGAAGGATACCAAAATTGAACATAGCCGTcgttaaaaaagaagaaaaaaggatggCATGAATTTCACAATTATGGATTCAAATTTATTAAGTTGTCATGCAAACTCTAGTGACTATATCGAcggaaaaatatataaactgaattttaaattatttatatatgttagatgaaaaataaagtacttttaaacAAGAAAGTGCCATCATGATTGAGGGTGCAAATTAAATAAGAGATAATATTTTTAGCAAAAAAAATCAGTTCGACTATTCATCCATAGAGTGgagcaaaaatctaaaaatttgaTTCTATTCTGAGTCTGTTCCAACTTCAACAAAACAAAGTAGGAGTcagattttttttcaatcaGAGTCGAAGGTATCGTTGGACTGACTCTAATTCCAATTTTTCCCTCCGAATCTAACTCTGACTTTGAATTCGACTCCAATATTGTACttgtaacagtccgctagaaattcaattgtgaaatttctattaactttaagaatctcgtgaagaccccataagttttcacgaatccattaatcgtataggtttttgtctaactacatagttagtgttattatcagaagtgtgttttttattattggagatagttagaagtgtcaaaatgtattatggtttgtgccattagacttggaaggttatttaaggtcttatggcgcaataacatttttttcatattttcgaacaaaacgtctgttcaaaactgtagatattattggataaaaatatcttaaactaattttgtggatattattagataaaatattttaagctaatttcgtggatattattgggtaaaaatatcttgaattgatttttgtaaatattattaggtaagagagttctgcactccactctcactccgggtaagagagtcctacacttaactctcatttcaggtaagagagtcctacacttaactctcactccagcctcatctcttccatatctcatccataggtatctccagccacctctccctacgaaattattttcatttatactttccattaaaagaatatcaaacactctctcggacaacttttaggagttcttttacatgcccatttcgaagtttttaTAAGTGTTTTGTGATAAAGTccccttcatataagttgttcattttttagtctagtttacgtggatatcttatttgtcctatttgaaaattatttggtcagtcaaatattatgtaaactatagaaaggtcattctggaagataaactggagaatatgttatagtttgaagtttttgaccaagctaatgaatagatattggtccgaaatttttatggagtattgttaacatgtatatatgactattggttgaggagttttgcatgattaaaggttttgatgaaatattttcttaaatttagaaacttagaaactagaagaggaaaaacagtttctgttttgagaaagtttaactctttggtagtctaaacctattccaacgactttgataattttattggaggatcctaagcattttatatacatgttatattattattttgaagatatttgatattagtttcaaatatatgaaattttatgcaaagatatattcaaataagcccaagcgtggatgttcttggctaaatttatgttttgtttaatttttaaccatgtgatcttgaattagaagcttatatatattttaggacatctttttaaaccatgtgatggttcggtttgaagatcacatatttataagtcatagatcaaaagattgatcaaaacaagttggaaacaaaaatcaatggaaatagcatatgagaatttcggccctatggagttttaatagttgtgattagttttaaatttttctaaattgatatttgaattgaagataaaatttacatgaggcatgtaaattttggcgacttttggagttagtatgcaaaatccttaagttatgggtaaaacggtcattttcctacatgtagagagtaaaatggaaattttactctttaagttagtattttatatatttcaatttattagtgatttagtgctaacttttagaatcactaattacagttcctcgtgatcgcgcttaaagttttataagaaatgcggagatcgaggtaagttagcttttaacttagtagcagtctactgtgtatatgtgctaagtaaaggaactacaatgtatgtatgtgtgttatcatatatgtcataccatgccaagttatcacgtaattgtctattatacagaatttattccgtcatcaatttttatttgttacataatatattttgtcatgtattactgtaccttataAGTACGTCAtactaagtatgtcatctattacatgtatgtcaagtcatgtaatattcactgttgcaagtatgtcatgttaaatatgttgtctattatatattatgccatgttacgaaatgtttctatctcaagttggtcatgtatttcaagttatgttcaagtcacgttatgttacgtcagggcttcagtcatttcatattccagtcacgtttcatcttgattacttatgtatggggtcacagcaattgtgacgcatacactacgtgagacacagcaattgtgacacgtagaatacatgggaccacaacaactgtggagtatgtatttaagcagttaaagaataagtttccgcagaatacatggggtcacaacaactgtggagtatgtatttacatgtagaatacatggggccacaacaactgtggagtatgtatttacacgtagaatacatgaggccacaacaactgtggagtatgtatttttcatgttaagtcaagtttgtatataatacatggggccacaacaactgtggagtatgtatttacacgtagaatacatgggaccacaacaactatggagtatgtatttttcatgttaagtcaagttttagatcaagttcatgtcaagtcaagttcagttcatgtttcaatttaagttatgtcaattatgctatgttgtacgccaagttatgctttaattacttatgaatttgattatgcatttatgcttttactgtcatccatgcatcattagcttgtgtggaagtttttttgttaacttactgagatttgtaatcaaatctcactttggtagtcccaactaccattccccccgaatggtagattttgttacaggacctgaaggagaatcaggagctgatcaactagacacagttgactaagcgacggtgcgacatcaatgttaatatagtagttaacgtaaattactacttgtacaatggagttgcatttctagttctttttggatcataaccatttttggactagtgttgtgatctattcaatgggtctttatgtatgaagtatgttttaagcatttgggatattttcaatttggtgcatagtattgctaaagaaaaaaattattcgctgcgaatattgcataatgttatatgcatgttaggaacattgcatcttatatgtcatgaacgggggcaggtaaccttgtgttgcatgtctcgacgcttcaaatgtccatccgatcccaaacggaatttgggggcgtcacagggtggtatcagagcaatacgtctccgggcagtaaatccacatgtccttaggaaatgcaccaaatattaggcttgaaattttagtcgtcagtaggcttgaatttcttaaggtatgaaaggtagtatgtggttttaatacatatactcgtgtgtttcaagaagggacacatgactcgtgatagaatacctcggaatcctaagggagataacaatcaagaggatcggaatttcccgatggatgaaggattagttgaggtaaacatagttaacgttgatctgattgcaattgatggtagtattgcattattgttattttggagtaggtcaagtcattgaggttggtaaattgtacattgtttgattcaaacgagtcattgtttctattaattgtggtagtgcttgagaattcagcttggaagctgaattgttaccctagtggtaaaagtaacaattttcattagaagtattattgttcataccaatgtagatatagaatacattttagtaatatgagaaaggatatgtaggattgatgaatggtattccacatatttgaaaaattgttttgattctaagAATACAATAGAAATTGTATTtgaaagagtaatttgattaggagaagctttaactttagtaggattcatttatgataatagtattatcatgccgccagtaaatgatttctagcaaagcactatctttatggatacatagatcgatcttcttttgaagactattatatggggagtaaaatcttgatcttgaggatttatgtgaacattaggaacaaatcatttagagttagaataattgataactcatgatggatagaagagttatgacaatcataagagagaaaatcTCAAGTTTAAATAATTAACTGGTCaattatcgaagtaccacctaggaagatgactgattgttgcgattataaagaagtaagttagtcctagaccagtagaactccttgaggtttttattaacttgaagattactgagagtttggatatgcatgattaaatgcatatttatatgagtcattggatcatgtcatatatatgaaaatccctgaaagaaataaaatggagcacataaaacatctaccagaaaatagaaacacaaatataaatatttgtgaaatattattttattatcataaagcaaaattacagaaatttgaggctctttgcctcaatctttaaacgctattgctcttcaaaaatctgcatgtctttcctatctaaaggagtagccactcaaaaagaagagttaaacaaagattttaaatctctgttctctcacTTTACtgtttctatcttcatgttggattccataagaagcctctgaaggatagaaatattcttctggagtttgtcaaccccaccagtcctggattgcagtcactgagaatatgcgacaatggctgatgagtatcgagtaccgagacttacaagctcgtagataagttcattatctaacttattagtcagatcattattggattgcattatagcacctacggaagaagtaTAAACAACtagtgaacgaggtgcagaatacctcatgttttggtaatgagaagattgttgagccattgcaaagtgagtaagcaaaaagagattgcagagtaagaatgcaaattaatttcagaaaagtgaaaa
This sequence is a window from Carya illinoinensis cultivar Pawnee chromosome 9, C.illinoinensisPawnee_v1, whole genome shotgun sequence. Protein-coding genes within it:
- the LOC122277337 gene encoding protein SLOW GREEN 1, chloroplastic-like → MESIAKLNYSHQPLHLSLNHHRPSFPRAFSSLSFRNPPTAIPPSSQSWPSISLVIKASSSTPKNPKSQFSKTLSPLVKTTCATLAAVAALFFTRFQLKPAIAAPTASPMVEPSKESLDTASSAEEKERIIEEQLGHDQNDTEALRSLMEARIKARNFKEAIQVLDRLIELEPEEFEWPLLKANLHSYIGELELARNEFEEILERDPLRVEAYHGLLMVASEKSDEDTMHNITKRVEEAMEKCNKLGRKSEVRDFNLLVGQIRVMEGDYLAALKVYQQLVKEEPRDFRPYLCQGILNTMLGKKDEAEKHFEKFRRLVPKNHPYKEYFDENMFATKSFLQKVEKERAGSNR